A window of the Buchnera aphidicola str. Sg (Schizaphis graminum) genome harbors these coding sequences:
- the minC gene encoding septum site-determining protein MinC codes for MQKMPIELKGSNFTFLVLYLNTNNVDLISKSLYKKIQEYPQFFKNVPVIVNVSNLLNQVNWKKIQEIIIEYGFYIVGVSGCKDNYFKKIIVESGLPVLLESNTTNTNKDLRSFYHTSTLKKTKNEQRLRVKKIEKTHIINTPVRSGQKIYAKYSDLVVINNVSAGAELVADGNIHVYGSVRGRVLAGANGDITSKIFCTTLFAELISVSGQYWLSDQIPSHFIGKSAQIYLKNKFLTINSLS; via the coding sequence ATGCAAAAAATGCCTATTGAACTTAAAGGTAGCAATTTTACATTTTTAGTACTATATTTAAATACTAACAATGTAGACTTAATAAGTAAATCACTATACAAAAAAATTCAAGAATATCCTCAATTCTTTAAAAACGTTCCTGTTATTGTGAATGTATCAAATTTGCTAAATCAAGTAAATTGGAAAAAAATACAAGAAATTATTATTGAATACGGTTTTTATATTGTAGGTGTCAGTGGATGTAAAGATAATTATTTTAAAAAAATTATTGTTGAATCAGGCTTACCTGTTTTGTTAGAAAGTAACACAACTAATACAAATAAAGATTTACGTTCTTTTTATCATACTTCTACTTTAAAAAAAACAAAAAATGAACAAAGATTACGAGTTAAAAAAATAGAAAAAACTCATATTATAAATACACCTGTTCGTTCAGGACAAAAAATCTATGCTAAATATTCTGATTTAGTAGTAATAAATAATGTAAGTGCTGGAGCAGAATTAGTTGCAGATGGAAATATTCATGTTTATGGTTCAGTCCGAGGTAGAGTACTTGCTGGTGCTAATGGAGATATCACAAGTAAAATATTTTGTACCACATTATTTGCTGAATTAATATCAGTATCAGGTCAATATTGGTTATCAGATCAAATACCATCACATTTTATTGGTAAATCAGCTCAAATTTACTTAAAAAATAAATTTTTAACTATTAATTCTCTCAGTTAA